Part of the Myxococcales bacterium genome, CGACTCGTGGCACGGGCGCACCTTCGTGAGTGTCGTCGGGTTTCAGTTTCTTCGAACACGCGTACTCGGCGTTCCTATCCCGTTTCATCGTCACTTCGAGGAGGTCAATCTTCGGTTTTATGTGCGCCACAAGAACGAAGGCGAGTGGCGCCGCGGTGTTGTGTTCGTGCAGGAGCTAGTTCCCAAGCGGGCTATCGCCCTCATCGCGAACCAGGTCTACGGAGAGAACTACAGAGCACTGCCAATGCGACACGATGTCGAGTTTTCTCAAGGAGCGGGGTCGAATCGCGTTTCCTACGAATGGCGACACGACGTTCGCTGGGAGGGCGTATCTGCGACCTTCTCCGGGAGCCCGGTCCTCCCTGAGGATGACGCGGAAGAGGCCTTCATCACCGAGCACTATTGGGGCTACGCACAGCAACCGAATCATTCCGCCGTTGAATACCAGGTCGAGCATCCACGGTGGCGAGTGTGGCGCGCCGAGACTGCGTCGCTCGAGTGTGATGTATCCTCGCTATACGGACCCGAATTTCGCGATGCGCTCTCTGGCCCACCAAGCTCAGCCTTCGTTGCCGACGGTTCTCCGGTTGTCGTTCGTCGAGGCCGCTTGCCCAAGTAGCGCGCCTGCCGTCCAACACCTATCAGGCCCCCGTCTGTCAATAGGCAAAGACGTCCCTTGACGCCGAACAAATTTGGCTGCGCTCACTGAGAGTGCTTCGATTGATTCAAGGATCACGCTGGCGAGAATGGTGAATCTGCTTCTGGTTCGAACCGTGGTACTGTGGGAGACGAGAGAGAGGGGAGAGGCAACGTGGATTACGAAAGACCTCAACATGACCCAAACGTGATGCGACTGGCAGAGGCCCTAGAACTCCCGCCAATCGCCGCCGTCGGTCTTTGAGCGATGTTGATTGAGTTTGTCGTCGATGTACGGGGCACCGAGGATGTTTCGGACGTGTCCGCCGACGAGTGGGCGCTTGCGCTCCGGTGTTCTCGCGAAAAAGTCGCGACGCTCATTGACGCCTTCGAGGTTGCCGGATTCCTGCAGCGGAACGGCGGTCGTCTACTTGTTTCGGATTGGGATCAGGTGAGCGGTGACGACCAGGCGGCATCGGTTCGGCGATGGTTGAGGTCACGTCCGGGGGTGGTTGTTGAGTTCGCCGAGCCGCTTGAGCGGTAGGGTGGACAGTTCGCGTAGCGACCATTTCTTTCTAGGCGAGTTCTATTCGAGGGGCTCGATCCACGGTGGTGAGGGGAGGCAGGCCGGTTGCGGCGGTTCATCGTGCCGCAAGCATCGCGCAGACTCCTACGGCTGGACACCCTCTGGCGGCCAGGACGCAATTCCATCTTCGAGGGGAATCGCGAGGGACCTGGCAACTTTTGAAACGAGGCTCCAGCAGCCGACGGCCGTGGTGAGTTCGATGGTGGCATTTTGGCCAAACGCATCGATGCATTCCTGAGTGAGTTCAGCGGTGAGGGTGCCGTCTTCAACCAGGGCATCCACGGCGGAGAGCAGGATCTTGTCGTCATCACTGAAGTGGTCGCTCTTGCGCCAGTCGCCCTGAAGCTCGAGCAGGTCCTGGTCGCTGCAGCCGAATTGTTCTCGGGCGATTTTCCAGTGCTGGGTCCACTCATAGTCGGAGCCAGTGCTCCAGCCTATCCGCATGATGAGCAGTTCTCGCAGGCGGTCGTCTAGTTCTCCGCCAAAGAGCAGGGAGAGAAGAAGGTCCGAGAGCGCTTTGGCGGTCTTGGGACGGTTCAGCATGACGCGGAAGACGTTCAGCTCCGCCAACGCAGAAGGCACGTTCACGGTCTCTGCGGCCTTCTTGGCTTCTTCAAGGGTGAGTAGATCGACTCTGCAAGCTTCCATTGGGGGGTGCTCCTATTGAAGCTCGGGATGGTTTATGGATGTTCCAATCGTCAAAGCTCACATTCCGTGAGCCAGCTATCGAGGGCCGCGACGACTTCATCGACGGCTTCGATCTGAAGCCAATGTCCCTTCTCGGGGATTTGCAATAACCGTGCGCGTCCTGCCGGCATGGCGTCGTGGACGATGTGGCTCGCCTTTGCACCCATGGGATCCTTCTCGCCTACGGCGAGCAGGGCAGGGCATTGAATATTCACCAGCTTGGGAGTGAGGGGATCGCTGAACAAGCTCTTGAGCATGCGGGTTACATGGGCGATGCCCTGGGCGTTACCAGCGATTGTATTGCGCGACTTCTCTCCGTAGATGGCGCGCACCAAGCCTTCGTTGCCATCGTTTTCGCCCGACAGGGCGATGCGCTCGTACCAACCGGCGACCTTCTCTCGGCATTCACTGGTTGTGCCGATCAGCACCAGACCTGCGATGCGTTCGGGATATTCGAGGGCTGTCGCCATGGCGACGATGCCCCCCATGGAGTGGCCCACAAGAATGGTCTTGTCGATTCCTTCCGCTTTGAGCACGCCGTTCACGTCTGCGGCGAGATCCGCTCGCGAGTACGGTCCCTCCGGCGAATCGGATTCGCCGTGACCACGCTGATCGAT contains:
- a CDS encoding DUF2071 domain-containing protein, yielding DSWHGRTFVSVVGFQFLRTRVLGVPIPFHRHFEEVNLRFYVRHKNEGEWRRGVVFVQELVPKRAIALIANQVYGENYRALPMRHDVEFSQGAGSNRVSYEWRHDVRWEGVSATFSGSPVLPEDDAEEAFITEHYWGYAQQPNHSAVEYQVEHPRWRVWRAETASLECDVSSLYGPEFRDALSGPPSSAFVADGSPVVVRRGRLPK
- a CDS encoding alpha/beta hydrolase gives rise to the protein MSDAKLVSLGDHSINVLSQGQGERHFTCLHGLVDTLDIWKRLLPSLESRGRVTHIDQRGHGESDSPEGPYSRADLAADVNGVLKAEGIDKTILVGHSMGGIVAMATALEYPERIAGLVLIGTTSECREKVAGWYERIALSGENDGNEGLVRAIYGEKSRNTIAGNAQGIAHVTRMLKSLFSDPLTPKLVNIQCPALLAVGEKDPMGAKASHIVHDAMPAGRARLLQIPEKGHWLQIEAVDEVVAALDSWLTECEL
- a CDS encoding carboxymuconolactone decarboxylase family protein, producing MEACRVDLLTLEEAKKAAETVNVPSALAELNVFRVMLNRPKTAKALSDLLLSLLFGGELDDRLRELLIMRIGWSTGSDYEWTQHWKIAREQFGCSDQDLLELQGDWRKSDHFSDDDKILLSAVDALVEDGTLTAELTQECIDAFGQNATIELTTAVGCWSLVSKVARSLAIPLEDGIASWPPEGVQP